One window of the Hoplias malabaricus isolate fHopMal1 chromosome Y, fHopMal1.hap1, whole genome shotgun sequence genome contains the following:
- the LOC136677805 gene encoding serine-rich adhesin for platelets-like codes for METRESTDTQTTPEEDLMSKDDSENQAPTEPPSMFSTSMAPPSVTQAPSRTESQTNPDVAAVTVDFEKDDSLMTEFNINEFDPKITESEAQARGDVVRIVSTADPTVTETPYEESEDLSLIKVSTIPPDVPLPASPSTEPMFAVGKTEESVVEKITAYSVSNPEEMPTTPYILDATKMISGSPDAEGDPMSSTDETTGATKPTAETSSHMISTYVSSRTEPTTKQSGLHSSPQMPVHLISESSSRRTMETDDGGFPGTAEVHKATGTEITPTEGTPITILADYDVDEKEGGTGVMAGPPSIPTEKPEAEVPGLDTTDVTTEATVTFTTVVCDTVPDSETDVSTPGAEEVKSSISSVDDSSLPSIDTKPSDIIVSQETISTTPPSDVTTSTVSTDSMPVRLTAAVVSERTSDESTSAVILEESSAGSPDSLSETEATSSDTDAKHVQLATVSPTTSPTNCTVSPDGMSVHVIIINVEEQNPKVTDTADIDSILGEFPVIPEPNDLPVPSTVDGEPILSSEDSTRDFSTPGFTTKPELSFINGKTEVSLEPKYDVQKEARGDVFESASPLVRNLTQLEEKELETTSQFDYSLIDSDTTQDDSLVSTQDAKSSVPVFINTIEPNYDYGQEGIVVESTPPSDLVSDPELETLIHEGTIVPSTPLETERSSSLKPHQPLNESETFVVTSVEQNVTLLSSTAAPATKVATEDPNQVDTSVSDASMVPPTAISATVTSKTTEYVVSTATLKEGPADVSISTDSPTMQTVLDETTLLTSIPSENQTLDESKIPDHSELTTSTEKTPVGSSSDMTVTISAQESDISYQTSSSESSGPTVFNVSQTAPAKFPYTTGEDIKVTSTTSAGMTDVTNVSDSTESKTVMMSEDEGSGDAQTPDFLSTKSTSLHTTPMSRSDSIASGSTVLSKVPFTETISLHDKSTETLTSVAVPSSTLTTEEMHKVSGTGSDSVFTFSDADGSRDHTQDSSTVSVDESVNTTVTHRLQTGDGKTSVHSEETSTLDKSMVPTTSVKAIAKTQSEVSTERVTPSAVKSSMEETFMSATTEQAPSSVHTITTATPALTGTETAGVKTTGVPTLEPSSSVHTSHQALGMSTLPPSDIARSYTSKEATMEAVQTGGTSEYAVREATVAPIFATSDDVSAVQTSDMSTTVPSAVSYTTATSKPNMTSYKPEVTDTTTHHTEATSVRSKPSRVPIIDASEKMFSTDTTDEKTADTFTMESIGTVSTMFSTGETVSQVMTLSTNPGSLFLFPEVESTDDQIAETLTTTTTAFTSFHAEDQEKVTSTAAILNATVLPQSESTTLDMTSVKKLTVTSVHELSTDQEATTAPGIMNTTQTLTLSQAMSMTDETTVKSTTDHYREAESEKTLLTTTSADITSSLLFSTTEEEYSGDKLIDFAQEESTQTTEQDITRPHTAATDGKATAKVTSGDTLTVPMSTAETIHNATESHRQMDISHASTVSVKPVHATVESISDSERTLLERASVTESLSASQTPHLTPSPEEEFSGEKEIDLFSTATVTRRPSTYTATAKSVMYGHNMTAPMSSYTTVESPRSGPTTTETTETLNTTAESHKPSNMTEKPTDISHTSTVSKEPFNFTVPSVSDSQTVLLERTSVKEPTSASITSSILPSTEDEFSGEKDIELSSTVTQGKITLTTTTTSVTPDYTTTASSSSHTSVDSHRSNPTTTEAAKTLHTTAESHSASYMTEKTADLSHTSTVSVKLLHSTVESERALLERTSVKEPVSSSITSSMLPSTEDEFSGEKDIELSSTVTQGKITLTTTTASVTPDYTTTASSSSHTSTDSHRSSPTTTEAAKTLHTTVESHRASYMTEKTADLSNTSTVPVKPLHSTVESVSDSERALLERTSVKEPVSSSITSSMLSSTEDDFSGENDMDLPSSASVTQGQITFTAATTIISDHTTAASSTSHTSAESHRPSPTTTETAETLTTASSYRPIETTHTSPVYFRQFHTTGESVSDSETTLLDKTSVKEPSSATVTSSLPSTEDEFSVNQQKNQGVLEKKMMMVLVIYPVQVLLSQLLPLKLH; via the exons ATGGAGACAAGAGAATCCACTGACACACAGACCACGCCTGAAGAAGACCTAATGTCCAAAGACGACTCAGAGAACCAGGCCCCAACAGAACCTCCTTCCATGTTTTCCACTAGCATGGCCCCACCAAGTGTTACACAGGCTCCAAGCAGAACTGAGTCACAGACTAACCCAGATGTAGCAGCTGTGACAGTGGATTTTGAAAAAGATGATTCACTGATGACAGAATTCAACATTAATGAATTTGACCCTAAAATTACAGAGTCTGAAGCACAAGCTCGAGGGGATGTAGTCCGCATAGTTTCTACTGCGGATCCTACTGTCACTGAGACTCCATACGAAGAATCAGAAGACCTCAGCCTAATTAAAGTAAGTACGATTCCACCGGATGTTCCTCTTCCTGCCTCTCCAAGCACAGAGCCTATGTTTGCAGTGGGAAAAACAGAGGAATCTGTAGTGGAGAAGATCACAGCATATTCTGTGTCTAATCCAGAAGAGATGCCGACAACCCCATACATCTTAGATGCCACAAAGATGATAAGTGGATCTCCAGATGCTGAAGGTGATCCAATGTCCAGTACGGATGAAACCACAGGAGCTACAAAACCAACAGCAGAGACGAGTTCCCATATGATTAGCACATACGTGTCCTCAAGAACTGAACCAACCACCAAGCAGAGTGGTCTCCACAGTTCGCCACAAATGCCAGTACACTTGATCTCTGAAAGCAGTTCCAGAAGAACCATGGAAACAGATGATGGAGGTTTTCCAGGCACAGCAGAAGTACACAAGGCCACAGGAACAGAGATAACCCCAACAGAGGGAACTCCAATTACTATATTAGCTGACTATGATGTAGACGAGAAAGAAGGAGGTACTGGGGTTATGGCAGGTCCACCATCCATTCCTACTGAAAAACCAGAGGCTGAAGTTCCCGGACTTGATACCACAGATGTAACTACGGAAGCCACAGTCACATTCACAACTGTCGTGTGTGACACGGTTCCTGATTCAGAAACTGATGTGTCCACCCCAGGTGCAGAAGAGGTAAAGTCATCCATCAGCTCTGTGGATGACAGCTCTTTGCCCTCAATAGATACCAAGCCATCAGACATAATTGTCAGTCAAGAAACTATAAGCACTACACCTCCTTCTGATGTGACCACATCAACAGTATCCACAGATTCCATGCCAGTCAGGCTAACGGCAGCTGTAGTCAGTGAAAGAACATCTGATGAATCTACAAGTGCAGTAATATTAGAGGAATCATCGGCTGGTTCTCCAGATTCCCTCAGTGAGACAGAAGCTacaagcagtgacactgatgccAAGCATGTGCAACTGGCAACTGTTTCTCCTACAACAAGTCCCACCAACTGTACAGTGTCCCCTGATGGCATGTCTGTCCATGTAATCATCATTAATGTTGAAGAACAGAATCCGAAGGTTACAGATACAG CTGACATTGACTCCATACTGGGAGAGTTTCCAGTTATTCCAGAACCAAACGATCTACCTGTACCTTCCACTGTGGATGGTGAGCCTATTTTGAGCAGTGAAGATTCTACTCGTGACTTTTCCACTCCTGGTTTCACCACCAAGCCTGAGCTCAGTTTCATAAATGGCAAGACAGAGGTGAGCCTTGAGCCCAAGTATGATGTTCAAAAAGAGGCAAGAGGAGATGTATTTGAGAGTGCTTCACCATTAGTTCGCAACCTAACACAACTAGAAGAAAAGGAATTAGAGACAACATCTCAGTTTGATTACTCGCTGATAGACTCTGATACAACCCAGGATGACTCACTTGTATCAACCCAAGATGCAAAGTCCTCAGTGCCTGTTTTTATCAATACAATTGAGCCAAACTATGATTACGGCCAAGAAGGAATAGTTGTAGAGTCCACTCCTCCATCAGACCTTGTGTCAGATCCTGAGTTGGAGACTCTCATACATGAGGGAACTATCGTACCAAGTACACCACTTGAAACTGAAAGAAGCTCCTCCTTGAAACCACATCAGCCATTAAATGAATCAGAAACATTTGTAGTCACTTCTGTAGAGCAGAATGTGACATTGCTGTCTTCTACAGCAGCCCCTGCCACTAAAGTAGCCACTGAAGATCCTAACCAAGTGGACACAAGTGTAAGTGACGCATCAATGGTTCCCCCAACTGCCATCTCAGCTACTGTAACTTCAAAAACAACAGAATACGTTGTGTCTACTGCTACTCTCAAAGAAGGACCTGCAGATGTTTCCATTTCTACAGATTCTCCAACCATGCAAACTGTGCTAGATGAAACCACATTACTAACCAGCATTCCTTCTGAAAATCAAACACTTGATGAAAGTAAAATACCAGATCATTCAGAGCTGACAACAAGCACAGAAAAAACACCAGTGGGATCCTCTTCTGATATGACAGTCACTATCTCTGCACAGGAGAGTGACATAAGCTATCAGACTAGCAGCTCTGAGAGTAGCGGCCCAACTGTGTTTAATGTATCTCAGACTGCACCTGCTAAATTCCCATACACAACAGGAGAGGATATAAAAGTGACATCAACCACTTCAGCTGGGATGACCGATGTTACAAATGTAAGTGACTCTACTGAATCCAAAACTGTTATGATGTCAGAGGATGAAGGGTCAGGTGATGCCCAAACACCTGATTTCCTTTCTACAAAGTCTACTTCATTACACACCACACCAATGAGTAGGTCTGACTCTATTGCGTCAGGATCAACAGTACTATCAAAAGTTCCATTTACTGAAACAATAAGTTTACATGACAAATCAACTGAGACACTGACATCTGTTGCAGTTCCATCAAGCACATTAACTACAGAGGAGATGCATAAAGTTTCAGGTACAGGCTCAgattcagtgtttacattttctgaTGCTGATGGTTCTAGAGATCATACTCAAGACTCCTCAACAGTGTCAGTAGATGAAAGTGTCAACACAACAGTTACTCATAGATTACAAACAGGTGACGGCAAAACATCAGTACATTCTGAGGAAACGTCCACTTTGGATAAATCCATGGTGCCCACAACATCAGTTAAAGCCATAGCTAAGACACAAAGTGAAGTCTCAACTGAAAGGGTTACACCCTCAGCTGTCAAAAGCAGCATGGAAGAAACATTTATGAGTGCTACCACAGAGCAAGCACCATCTAGTGTCCATACTATAACAACAGCTACCCCAGCACTAACTGGAACAGAAactgcaggtgtgaaaacaACTGGAGTCCCCACCTTGGAGCCATCATCATCTGTACATACCTCACATCAAGCTTTAGGTATGTCTACGCTTCCTCCTTCTGACATTGCAAGGAGCTACACTTCCAAGGAGGCAACAATGGAGGCAGTGCAGACTGGTGGTACTTCTGAATATGCTGTAAGAGAAGCCACTGTTGCACCTATTTTTGCGACATCAGATGACGTCTCTGCCGTCCAAACTTCTGACATGTCTACAACAGTGCCTTCTGCAGTGAGTTACACCACAGCAACAAGTAAACCTAACATGACATCGTACAAACCTGAAGTTACTGACACTACTACACACCACACAGAAGCAACATCGGTGCGATCAAAGCCATCACGAGTGCCTATTATTGATGCCTCTGAAAAAATGTTCTCAACAGACACCACAGATGAGAAAACTGCTGATACATTCACAATGGAGTCCATAGGCACAGTCTCTACTATGTTCAGTACAGGGGAAACTGTAAGCCAAGTTATGACATTAAGTACAAATCCAgggtctctctttctgttcccTGAGGTTGAAAGCACGGATGATCAGATAGCTGAAACTCTTACTACAACTACGACAGCATTTACTTCATTTCATGCAGAAGACCAAGAAAAAGTCACTTCCACTGCAGCAATACTGAATGCCACAGTTTTACCCCAATCAGAGAGCACAACACTGGATATGACATCAGTCAAAAAATTAACTGTGACCTCTGTACATGAGCTTAGCACAGATCAAGAAGCTACCACAGCTCCAGGTATTATGAACACAACTCAAACCCTCACTTTGAGTCAGGCCATGTCTATGACAGATGAAACAACAGTAAAATCAACAACAGATCATTACAGAGAAGCAGAGAGTGAGAAGACACTTTTAACTACAACAAGTGCAGATATCACCTCAAGtttattgttttctacaacagaAGAGGAATATTCTGGTGATAAACTCATTGATTTTGCTCAAGAGGAAAGCACACAGACAACAGAACAGGACATTACTAGACCACATACAGCAGCTACAGATGGAAAAGCCACAGCAAAAGTCACATCTGGAGATACTTTAACAGTACCCATGTCTACAGCTGAAACCATTCATAATGCAACTGAGTCACACAGGCAAATGGACATCAGCCATGCTTCAACCGTGTCAGTCAAACCAGTCCATGCTACAGTGGAATCTATTAGTGATTCAGAGAGGACATTGCTGGAGAGGGCATCAGTCACAGAATCATTAAGTGCCAGTCAAACTCCACACTTAACACCTTCACCAGAGGAGGAATTTTCTGGTGAGAAGGAAATTGATTTGTTCAGCACAGCCACTGTTACTCGAAGACCATCTACATATACTGCTACAGCAAAATCAGTTATGTATGGCCATAATATGACAGCACCAATGTCAAGCTATACAACAGTAGAGTCCCCCAGGTCTGGCCCAACCACAACAGAGACTACTGAAACACTTAATACTACAGCTGAGTCACACAAGCCTAGCAACATGACAGAAAAACCAACTGACATCAGCCATACTTCAACAGTGTCAAAAGAACCATTCAACTTTACAGTACCATCTGTTAGTGATTCACAGACAGTCTTATTGGAGAGAACATCAGTCAAAGAACCAACAAGTGCCAGTATCACTTCAAGCATACTGCCTTCTACAGAGGATGAATTTTCTGGTGAGAAGGACATTGAATTGTCCAGCACAGTTACTCAAGGAAAAATTACTTTAACTACTACAACAACATCAGTTACACCTGACTATACTACAACAGCATCAAGCTCAAGCCATACATCAGTGGATTCTCACAGATCTAACCCGACCACAACGGAGGCTGCTAAAACCCTTCATACTACAGCTGAGTCACACAGTGCTAGCTATATGACAGAAAAAACAGCTGACCTAAGCCATACTTCAACTGTGTCAGTCAAACTACTCCACAGTACAGTAGAATCTGAGAGGGCCTTATTGGAGAGAACATCAGTCAAGGAACCAGTAAGTAGCAGTATTACTTCAAGCATGCTGCCTTCAACAGAGGATGAATTTTCTGGTGAGAAGGACATTGAATTGTCCAGCACAGTTACTCAAGGAAAAATTACTTTAACTACTACAACAGCATCAGTTACACCTGACTATACTACAACAGCATCAAGCTCAAGCCATACATCAACAGATTCTCACAGATCTAGCCCAACCACAACGGAGGCTGCTAAAACCCTTCATACTACAGTTGAGTCACACAGGGCTAGCTATATGACAGAAAAAACAGCTGACCTAAGCAATACTTCAACTGTGCCAGTCAAACCACTCCACAGTACAGTAGAATCTGTTAGTGATTCAGAGAGGGCCTTATTGGAGAGGACATCAGTCAAAGAACCAGTAAGTAGCAGTATTACTTCAAGCATGCTGTCTTCAACAGAGGATGACTTTTCTGGTGAAAATGACATGGATTTGCCCAGCTCAGCCTCTGTAACTCAAggacaaattacatttactgcTGCAACAACAATTATTTCTGACCATACTACAGCAGCCTCAAGCACAAGTCATACATCAGCGGAGTCTCACAGGCCTAGCCCAACCACAACAGAGACTGCTGAAACCCTTACTACAGCTTCATCATACAGGCCAATAGAAACCACTCACACTTCACCAGTTTATTTTAGACAGTTTCATACTAC